The nucleotide window CTCGGACGTCGCTTCCTTCTGGTAGCGCTTCTTCCATTCGGCGTAGGGCATGCCGTACACCTCTTCGCGCGCCTCGTCGACGCTGACGGCGACGTCGAGGTCGTCGGCGGCGGCCTTGTACCACTTGGACAGGCAATTGCGGCAGAAGCCGGCGAGGTTCATCAGGTCGATGTTCTGCACGTCCGGGCGGCTGCGCAGGTGCTGGACCAGGCGGCGGAAGGCGGCGGCTTCCAGTTCGGTGCGTTCTTGCTCGTTCATGTCTGCTTCTCGGCGTTGGCTGAGGTGGGCCGGATCATAACCTCGGTGTTGGGCAGCGACCAGCCTCGCCAGTGCCGGCTACGCGAGGCGCTGAGCCGTCGCGCTTCAGTCGCGGTGCGCGGCCA belongs to Pseudomonas phenolilytica and includes:
- a CDS encoding DUF1244 domain-containing protein; translation: MNEQERTELEAAAFRRLVQHLRSRPDVQNIDLMNLAGFCRNCLSKWYKAAADDLDVAVSVDEAREEVYGMPYAEWKKRYQKEATSEQQAAFDKGQKP